A single region of the Sulfitobacter sp. D7 genome encodes:
- a CDS encoding gamma-glutamyltransferase, giving the protein MSLNLSHSSQTRKTVIETEHGVVAAQHRLAALAGAEVLAAGGDAVDAAVATSFVIGVLEPWMSGPAGGGAMMLWRAKEGQAHALNHGMRSPGALNPANYPLSGRGKAGDLFPWEHVEGDRNVQGATAIAVPGVVDGLGQAHARFGKMPWGELLSPAIDHARKGLTVDWYAALVIASCTRELAKDADAAAVFLEDGQWPTISGWTALAEKRLDQSRMADSLDQIARHGARTLYDGDLGAAMAKDVQDKGGSLSREDLQAYRAEFHAPLDFAYRDARFHVVPGLTAGPTFRDTFASLETEDLGSAPGPDSYAAMAAALKGAYARRLGSMGDTGESPEAPGCTTHFSVVDRHGNMVAQTQTLLSIFGSRVVSPSTGFLMNNGIMWFDPVQGRPNSLGPDKRCLMNVCPVVGEQGDKRFAFGASGGRKILGAVAQLSSFVTDFDMSLEESFHAPRIDASDANQLIADEDLPRDVLDRLREDSTVAETKRTIFPYAFACPAGVMRDAGRNSGCTEIMSPWGDAVSEDMTKDL; this is encoded by the coding sequence ATGTCATTGAACCTGTCGCACAGCAGTCAAACCCGCAAAACCGTCATCGAAACCGAACACGGCGTCGTCGCCGCACAGCACCGTCTGGCAGCACTTGCGGGGGCCGAGGTGCTGGCGGCAGGGGGCGACGCGGTAGACGCAGCCGTGGCCACCTCATTTGTCATCGGGGTGCTGGAGCCATGGATGAGCGGCCCTGCCGGGGGCGGGGCAATGATGCTTTGGCGCGCTAAAGAAGGTCAGGCCCATGCGCTAAACCACGGTATGCGCAGCCCCGGCGCGCTTAACCCGGCGAACTATCCACTCAGCGGGCGCGGTAAGGCGGGCGATCTTTTTCCGTGGGAGCATGTCGAAGGTGACCGCAACGTGCAGGGTGCGACGGCCATCGCAGTGCCGGGTGTGGTCGATGGGCTGGGCCAAGCGCACGCGCGCTTTGGCAAGATGCCTTGGGGCGAACTGCTGTCGCCCGCGATTGACCACGCCCGCAAGGGGCTGACGGTGGATTGGTATGCCGCACTCGTCATTGCCTCGTGCACGCGCGAATTGGCCAAAGATGCGGATGCTGCGGCGGTTTTCCTCGAAGATGGGCAATGGCCAACGATCAGCGGTTGGACCGCGCTGGCCGAAAAGCGGCTGGATCAATCGCGCATGGCCGACAGCCTTGATCAGATCGCGCGCCATGGGGCGCGGACGCTCTATGACGGTGACCTTGGCGCGGCCATGGCGAAGGATGTCCAGGACAAGGGCGGCAGCCTCTCGCGCGAAGACCTGCAAGCCTACCGGGCCGAGTTCCACGCCCCGCTCGATTTCGCCTACCGCGACGCGCGGTTCCATGTGGTGCCGGGGCTGACCGCTGGCCCGACCTTCCGCGATACCTTTGCCTCGCTGGAAACCGAAGACCTCGGCAGCGCTCCCGGCCCCGACAGCTATGCCGCGATGGCTGCGGCGCTAAAGGGCGCTTATGCGCGGCGGCTCGGATCGATGGGCGACACCGGCGAAAGCCCCGAGGCCCCGGGCTGCACCACGCATTTCTCGGTCGTCGACCGTCACGGCAATATGGTGGCGCAAACCCAGACACTGCTGTCGATCTTCGGCTCGCGGGTCGTCTCGCCGTCGACCGGGTTTTTGATGAACAACGGCATCATGTGGTTCGATCCCGTTCAGGGCCGCCCAAACTCGCTCGGCCCGGACAAACGCTGCTTGATGAACGTCTGCCCGGTGGTCGGCGAACAGGGTGACAAACGCTTTGCCTTTGGGGCCTCCGGCGGGCGCAAGATCCTCGGCGCGGTGGCGCAACTGTCGTCCTTCGTCACCGATTTCGACATGTCGTTGGAGGAAAGCTTCCACGCGCCCCGGATCGACGCTTCGGACGCGAACCAACTCATCGCCGACGAAGACCTGCCGCGCGATGTGCTGGACCGTCTGCGCGAAGACAGCACCGTTGCCGAGACCAAACGCACGATCTTTCCCTACGCCTTTGCCTGCCCCGCAGGTGTAATGCGCGACGCGGGACGCAATTCCGGCTGCACCGAGATCATGTCGCCCTGGGGCGACGCCGTTTCCGAAGATATGACAAAGGACCTTTAA
- a CDS encoding ABC transporter ATP-binding protein, with translation MTEPLLSVRNLRLDIPTGGGTLHAVRGIDFDLNRGETLCIVGESGSGKSLTSLALMGLLGKSIKRNADRMTFDGTELTTASQGQMRKLRGARMAMIFQEPMTSLNPAYTIGDQLAEALLLHRKVSRQQARDRAIELLEKVGITAAESRLSQYPHQLSGGLRQRVMIAMALMCEPELIIADEPTTALDVTIQAQILRLLHDLGREMNMAVILITHDLGVVARVADKVAVMYAGELVETGPVGDIFNAPSHPYTRGLLRCIPLPGKTDRGAKLGTIPGIVPSLVGEVEGCVFRTRCPHAVAECRGEIPKREEGNHAFRCIFPDGKRHSEKELTV, from the coding sequence ATGACAGAACCTCTTTTGAGTGTCCGCAATCTGCGGCTCGACATTCCCACGGGCGGCGGCACCCTGCATGCGGTGCGTGGGATCGACTTTGATCTTAACCGTGGCGAGACCCTGTGTATCGTTGGCGAAAGCGGGTCGGGCAAATCGCTCACCTCGCTCGCGCTGATGGGGCTCTTGGGCAAATCCATCAAGCGAAACGCGGATCGGATGACCTTTGATGGCACCGAGTTGACCACCGCCAGCCAAGGCCAGATGCGCAAGCTGCGCGGCGCGCGGATGGCGATGATCTTTCAAGAGCCGATGACCTCGCTGAACCCCGCCTATACGATCGGGGATCAGCTGGCCGAGGCGCTGCTGTTGCACCGCAAGGTCAGCCGCCAACAGGCGCGGGACCGGGCGATTGAACTGCTGGAGAAAGTCGGCATCACCGCCGCAGAGAGCCGTCTTTCGCAGTATCCGCACCAGCTCTCGGGCGGTCTGCGCCAGCGTGTGATGATCGCCATGGCGCTGATGTGCGAGCCAGAACTAATCATCGCGGATGAGCCGACAACCGCGCTTGATGTGACCATCCAAGCACAGATCCTGCGGCTGCTGCACGATCTGGGGCGCGAGATGAACATGGCGGTGATCTTGATTACCCATGACCTCGGTGTCGTGGCCCGCGTGGCCGACAAGGTCGCGGTGATGTACGCGGGCGAGTTGGTCGAGACCGGCCCGGTGGGCGACATCTTCAACGCGCCTTCGCATCCCTATACCCGCGGATTGCTGCGCTGCATCCCCCTGCCCGGCAAGACCGACCGCGGCGCGAAACTGGGGACCATTCCGGGCATCGTGCCCTCGCTGGTGGGCGAAGTCGAAGGCTGCGTCTTCCGCACCCGTTGCCCGCATGCGGTTGCCGAATGCCGGGGCGAGATCCCGAAAAGAGAGGAGGGCAACCACGCCTTCCGCTGCATTTTCCCCGATGGCAAGCGCCATTCTGAGAAGGAGCTGACCGTATGA
- a CDS encoding M20 family metallopeptidase encodes MTRDSAIQAITTYFDDGTFQSELGTLVSYETESQNPDQAPELMRYLTETMKPRLTAMGFTCSLHDNPDPRGGPLLVGERREGDDLPTVLTYGHGDVIRAQTDQWREGLHPFKLVEEGDKLYGRGTADNKGQHLINIAALEAVLKTRGKLGFNCRIVIEMSEETGSAGLPEFFTEHREKLTADVLIASDGPRLQPDVPTMFMGSRGGVSFDLIIDKRDGAHHSGNWGGLLADPAMILAQALATITDKRGQIQIAEWRPDSLTPSVRDALKDLPIESDDGPAIDTDWGEEDLSPVERAYGWNSFAILAMKSGVPEAPVNAISAHATATCQLRYVVGTDPEDILPALRRHLDKHGFEEVRIEPHDRGFFRATRLDADHPWVKFVAASLTKSAGKAPHILPNLAGSLPNDSFSDILGLPTVWVPHSYRSCSQHAPDEHVLKPVCRDALRVMAGVFWDLGDGNTPPRAA; translated from the coding sequence ATGACCCGCGACAGCGCGATCCAAGCGATCACGACCTATTTCGACGACGGCACATTCCAATCCGAATTGGGCACCCTCGTCTCTTACGAGACCGAAAGCCAGAACCCCGACCAAGCGCCTGAACTCATGCGCTACCTGACCGAGACGATGAAGCCGCGCCTGACCGCGATGGGCTTTACCTGTTCGCTGCACGACAACCCCGACCCACGCGGCGGGCCGCTTTTGGTCGGTGAGCGCCGCGAGGGCGACGATCTGCCGACCGTGCTGACCTATGGCCATGGCGACGTGATCCGCGCCCAAACCGACCAGTGGCGCGAGGGGCTGCATCCCTTCAAACTGGTTGAGGAAGGCGACAAGCTGTATGGCCGTGGCACCGCCGACAACAAAGGCCAACACCTGATCAATATCGCGGCGCTGGAAGCCGTGCTGAAGACCCGCGGCAAGCTGGGGTTCAACTGCCGCATCGTGATCGAGATGAGCGAAGAGACCGGCAGCGCGGGCTTGCCAGAGTTCTTTACCGAACATCGCGAGAAGCTGACGGCGGATGTGTTGATCGCCTCGGACGGACCGCGCCTGCAACCCGATGTGCCGACCATGTTCATGGGCTCGCGCGGCGGGGTCTCTTTCGATCTGATCATCGACAAACGCGACGGGGCGCATCACTCGGGCAATTGGGGTGGCTTGCTTGCCGATCCGGCGATGATCTTGGCCCAAGCGCTGGCGACCATCACCGACAAACGCGGGCAAATCCAGATCGCTGAATGGCGCCCTGACAGTCTGACACCTTCGGTCCGCGACGCGCTGAAAGACCTGCCGATCGAAAGCGATGATGGCCCCGCCATCGACACCGACTGGGGCGAAGAAGACCTGTCCCCGGTCGAGCGCGCCTATGGCTGGAACAGCTTTGCCATTCTCGCGATGAAAAGCGGCGTCCCCGAAGCGCCGGTCAACGCGATCTCGGCCCATGCCACCGCCACTTGCCAATTGCGCTATGTGGTCGGCACCGATCCCGAAGACATCCTGCCCGCGCTGCGGCGTCACCTTGATAAACACGGGTTCGAGGAGGTGCGGATCGAGCCGCATGACCGTGGCTTCTTCCGCGCGACGCGGCTGGATGCGGATCACCCTTGGGTGAAGTTCGTGGCGGCCTCCCTCACGAAAAGCGCCGGAAAAGCGCCACATATCCTGCCGAACCTTGCAGGCTCCCTGCCCAACGACAGTTTCAGCGATATTCTGGGTCTGCCGACGGTCTGGGTGCCGCATTCCTATCGCAGCTGTTCGCAGCACGCGCCGGATGAACATGTGCTGAAACCCGTCTGCCGCGATGCGCTGCGGGTGATGGCGGGCGTGTTCTGGGACCTGGGCGACGGCAATACACCGCCGCGTGCCGCGTGA
- a CDS encoding ABC transporter permease, giving the protein MITAGTHDSLLDEITGPTPGQMLRKRVFGHQGLLIGAIVLIILTIIAILAPWIAPHDPYAQSLMTRMEPPVFLGGDWEHPLGTDHLGRDYLSRLIYGARISLLIGAVAALISGVIGTAMGVAAGYFGGKVDAVVTFLINVRLAMPVVLVALAVVAILGGSLQVVIGVLGLLLWDRFAVVMRASTMQVRRREYVAAAQVIGASTPRILLSEIMPNIANNLIVVVTLEMAHAILLEAALSFLGLGVQPPTPSWGLMVSEGKNMMLFEPWLVLIPGAVLFVLVLAINLMGDGLRDVTAPENRS; this is encoded by the coding sequence ATGATCACCGCTGGTACACATGACAGCCTTTTGGACGAAATCACCGGCCCGACCCCCGGCCAGATGCTGCGCAAGCGCGTCTTTGGGCACCAAGGTCTGCTGATCGGGGCGATCGTTCTGATCATCCTCACGATCATCGCGATCCTCGCCCCATGGATCGCACCCCATGACCCCTATGCCCAAAGCCTGATGACCCGGATGGAGCCGCCTGTGTTCCTTGGCGGCGATTGGGAGCATCCCTTGGGCACCGACCACCTTGGCCGCGATTACCTGTCACGCTTGATCTATGGCGCACGGATATCGCTGTTGATCGGGGCCGTGGCGGCGCTGATCTCTGGCGTGATCGGAACGGCCATGGGCGTGGCTGCGGGCTACTTCGGTGGCAAGGTTGATGCGGTCGTGACCTTCCTCATCAACGTGCGTCTGGCGATGCCCGTGGTGCTGGTGGCCCTCGCGGTCGTCGCAATCCTCGGCGGCTCGCTACAGGTCGTGATCGGCGTTCTGGGTCTGCTGCTCTGGGACCGTTTCGCCGTGGTGATGCGCGCCTCGACCATGCAGGTGCGGCGGCGCGAATACGTGGCGGCGGCACAGGTCATCGGTGCCTCGACCCCGCGCATCTTGCTATCCGAGATCATGCCGAACATCGCCAACAACTTGATCGTCGTCGTGACGCTGGAAATGGCCCATGCGATCTTGCTCGAAGCGGCGCTGTCCTTCCTCGGCCTTGGGGTGCAACCCCCGACGCCAAGCTGGGGGCTTATGGTCTCTGAAGGTAAGAACATGATGTTGTTCGAGCCGTGGCTCGTGCTGATCCCCGGCGCTGTCCTTTTCGTGCTGGTGCTGGCGATCAACCTGATGGGTGACGGCCTGCGCGACGTGACCGCCCCCGAAAACCGGAGCTGA
- a CDS encoding ABC transporter ATP-binding protein produces MKDSVNTPPVLELSGVSKTYRVKQGMFGKVKPLTAVNDVSLQLGKGEVLGLVGESGCGKSTLAKILLGLEQPTAGHVKIDGEEITQQGRLALARRIQPIFQDPYSSLNPRKSIYDVISLPLRVHGIGDEASRKKKVKEILDVVGLPQRVMNTYPSQMSGGQRQRVAIARALIMKPEVVICDEPTSALDVSVQSQILNLLGELREEFGLTYLFISHDLAVVEHLATRVAVMYLGEIVEQNSVAGLFDAPRHPYTKALLKSVLTPEPGLGVPDTQLGMAYPNPIAPPPGCHFHPRCPRATDLCKQKAPRHIPIPEGYVACHLHDPETPMYEQE; encoded by the coding sequence ATGAAGGACAGCGTAAACACCCCCCCGGTGCTGGAGCTTTCGGGCGTCAGCAAAACCTACCGGGTGAAACAGGGCATGTTCGGCAAGGTCAAACCGCTGACAGCCGTGAACGACGTATCGCTGCAACTGGGCAAAGGCGAAGTGCTGGGACTGGTCGGTGAATCCGGTTGCGGGAAATCCACCCTCGCCAAGATCCTTTTGGGGCTGGAGCAACCCACTGCCGGTCACGTCAAAATCGACGGCGAAGAGATCACGCAGCAGGGCCGTCTGGCGCTGGCCCGGCGCATCCAGCCGATCTTTCAGGACCCTTATTCCTCGCTCAACCCACGCAAAAGCATCTATGACGTGATCTCTCTGCCGCTGCGGGTACATGGCATCGGGGATGAGGCCAGCCGCAAGAAGAAGGTCAAAGAAATCCTCGACGTTGTCGGCCTGCCGCAGCGCGTGATGAACACCTACCCCAGCCAAATGTCCGGTGGCCAACGGCAGCGTGTGGCGATTGCCCGCGCGCTGATCATGAAGCCCGAGGTGGTGATCTGCGACGAGCCGACCTCGGCGCTGGATGTGTCGGTGCAGAGCCAAATTCTCAACCTTCTGGGCGAGCTGCGCGAAGAATTCGGCCTGACCTACCTTTTCATCAGCCACGACCTCGCGGTGGTCGAACACCTCGCGACCCGCGTGGCGGTGATGTATCTGGGCGAGATCGTGGAGCAGAACTCGGTCGCCGGGCTTTTTGACGCCCCGCGTCACCCCTACACTAAGGCCTTGCTGAAATCCGTACTGACGCCAGAGCCGGGCTTGGGCGTGCCGGACACGCAGCTTGGCATGGCCTACCCCAACCCCATCGCGCCGCCGCCGGGCTGCCATTTCCACCCGCGCTGCCCGCGCGCGACGGACCTGTGCAAGCAAAAGGCGCCGCGCCACATCCCGATCCCGGAGGGCTATGTAGCCTGCCATCTGCACGATCCGGAAACCCCCATGTACGAGCAGGAGTAA